A single window of Syntrophorhabdaceae bacterium DNA harbors:
- a CDS encoding DUF933 domain-containing protein, giving the protein ELYGMKEMSIHNVIRVGYEILGLITFYTIVGNQMRAWTIPRNTTCVQAAGKIHTDMEKGFIKAEVINVDDFLKCGSEHTAREKGLLRLEGRDYMVRNGDILHIRFNVS; this is encoded by the coding sequence GAGCTTTATGGCATGAAGGAAATGTCCATCCACAATGTCATCAGGGTAGGCTATGAAATTCTGGGCCTCATTACTTTCTATACCATCGTAGGCAATCAAATGCGCGCCTGGACCATCCCCAGGAACACGACCTGTGTGCAAGCTGCCGGCAAGATCCATACCGATATGGAAAAGGGTTTTATCAAAGCCGAGGTGATCAACGTAGATGATTTTCTTAAGTGTGGCTCCGAGCACACGGCCCGTGAAAAGGGACTGCTCAGGCTTGAAGGCCGCGACTATATGGTCAGGAATGGGGACATTCTTCACATCAGGTTCAATGTGTCTTGA